Sequence from the Candidatus Edwardsbacteria bacterium genome:
GGACATTTTCATTTTTGACCAGAGAATAACTTTGACCCTGGAAAAAGAAACCGAGAAGGTCGAGAGATTATCCGGCAGCCTGAAAAGCTGGAGGGGAGGAGAATACTCAACCGGATGGGCTTACTTCCGGACGTCCCATCCCTATTTGGCCCTTACTTTGGGCCGGCAGCAGAGATGGTGGGGCCCGGGCACTTTCGGCACCTTGCTGCTTTCGGACAATTCGGAAGGGTTCGACGCCGTTGATCTCGAACTTAATTATAAGAGAGTTGAGCTCCAGTCCTTCTTCGGAATATTGAGCACCGACCAGAAACGCTATATCTCCGGGCATCGGCTGGGAATCAAGCTGCCGTGGAACATAGGGTGGGGTTTTTCAGAGGCGGTGGTTTACCAGGCCAATCAGATCGATCCGGCCTATATGAATCCCCTGCTGCCCTATTATGCCAACCAATGGAACCAGCGGGATGATGACAATGTCCTATGGTCGGCGGATATTCGCTGGACGCCCGGCCGGGGTTTTTCGACCTACGGGGAACTTTTAATGGATGATGTGCAGTATGAGCAGGATCCGCCGGCCCCCCAGAAACTGGGCTTTCTGCTGGGCGGCCACTGGGCAGATCCGGCCGGGCTGACGGATTCCGACCTGAGGGTAGAATGGGCCGGCAACCAAAAATGGGTATATACTCATCGCAGATACGCCAATCGCTATGTAGGGGCAGATACCGTCCATATACTGGGCCACTGGGTGGGCACCGATGCCGACGCGCTGGACATGGTTCTGGAACACCGGTTTCATCCCCGTCTGAATGCCGGAGTAGGATATCAGATGGAAAGGCACGGGGAGGGGAGGATCGACCGGGGCTATCTTGAGGCCGATGATCCCGGTACTTCATTTTTAAGCGGAGCCTTCAGCCGGATGGACAAGGGTGAAATTATCTTTCAATGGGAGCCTTTCTACTGGGTCGATCTGACAGCGGATATCTGGCTGGCTTATGTAAAAAATCCCAACAACCGGCCGGGAACCGGCTGCAACGACCGGGGCCTGGACCTGTTGATAGAAATATATTTTTAATGAAGAAGATCAGAGACATATTGGAACTTTCCCGGATCGGCAACGTAGCCATCACCGGATTCTCGGTGCTGATAGGCACCGGCGGGGATGTCGGATCGGCCAATATTCGCCTGGTGATCATGGCGGTCATCTCTGCGATGATCATTGCCGCAGGCGGCAATGCCCAGAATGATTATTACGACCAAAAGACAGACGCCGTAAACCGGCCGGAACGGCCGATCCCCTCGGGGCGCATTTCTCCCCGCTGGGCTTTTATTTTCAGCCTCCTTTGTTATCTCTCCGGCATTGTTCTGGGATGGTTGATCGGCAGGGATACCGGTCTGGTGGCCTCCGTTGTGGCGGTATTGCTTTGGCTGTATGCCGCCAGGGGAAAGATGATGGGGTTGGGCGGGAACCTGATCATCGCTTTGATATGCGCTTCGGCTTTTATCTACGGGGGATTGACCGTCAACAATCCGGTGCTGGCGGCATTTCCGGCGGTATTTGCCTTTCTGATGCACCTGTCCCGGGAGATCATCAAGGACGTTCAGGACCTATCCGGCGACAGGCAGTCGGGGGCCAGGACCCTGGTCATCAGGGCCGGCCACAAGAGAGCCCTGTCCGTTTCGGCCTTCAGCCTGCTGCTGCTGGTAAGCTTCAGCCCGGTGCCTTATCTGATGGAGATTTATAATATCAGGTACCTGCTGGCGGTTGTTCTGGGGGTGGACCTGGTGCTTTTGCCGATGATCTATCAGCTGTTAAAAAATCCACTGGGAGTCGATTACGCCAAGCTCAGTTTCATATTAAAAATCGACATGCTGGTGGGACTGATGGCCATTGCCGTGGGGATATCGTAATTAATAAAGGAGTTTATGAACCTTTTTCAGGCGGTCATTTTAGGCTTGGTGCAGGGGTTGACAGAGTTTCTGCCGGTCTCCAGCTCCGGACATCTGGTGCTGTTCGAGGAATTCCTGGGGCTGGGCGCCAGCAATCTCCGCTTCGAGGTGGCCCTGCATCTGGCCACCCTGCTGGCGGTATGCTTCGCTTTCCGTCGGAGGATTGGCAAACTGATCAAGGCCGTTTTTACCGGACGGATAAGGCGGGTCAGGGGGGAATGGCAGTTCAGCGACGACAATCTCCGGCTGGCCCTGATGCTGATCCTGGCCACCATCCCGGCGGCGGTGATAGGCATCCTCTTTGATGATCTCATCGAGCAGGCTTTCAACAATCCGGTGGCGGTGTCGCTGGCCTTGCTGGCCACCGGGGCCATTCTTTTCGGGACCGGAAAAGTGGCCAAGCGGCAAGAGAAGATCTCCTGGAAACACTCTTTGATCATAGGCTTTTCCCAGGCCCTGGCCATATTGCCCGGCATCTCCCGCTCCGGGACCACCATCTCGGCCGGGATCTATT
This genomic interval carries:
- a CDS encoding capsule assembly Wzi family protein, with amino-acid sequence MRKIIILASLLAIPFLAPANEDSRDIPLDHWSYPVLQRFQAKGYVSLPVSKPYQRWQVIEQLQDLLRRQMDGAAGLSTTDRYYFDQLSQELNIGTTDRRLSDEEIFSYDDGRAALSADISLGLEAAISHNEPPQSRGTGMLDVFGGMPDIFIFDQRITLTLEKETEKVERLSGSLKSWRGGEYSTGWAYFRTSHPYLALTLGRQQRWWGPGTFGTLLLSDNSEGFDAVDLELNYKRVELQSFFGILSTDQKRYISGHRLGIKLPWNIGWGFSEAVVYQANQIDPAYMNPLLPYYANQWNQRDDDNVLWSADIRWTPGRGFSTYGELLMDDVQYEQDPPAPQKLGFLLGGHWADPAGLTDSDLRVEWAGNQKWVYTHRRYANRYVGADTVHILGHWVGTDADALDMVLEHRFHPRLNAGVGYQMERHGEGRIDRGYLEADDPGTSFLSGAFSRMDKGEIIFQWEPFYWVDLTADIWLAYVKNPNNRPGTGCNDRGLDLLIEIYF
- the uppP gene encoding undecaprenyl-diphosphatase UppP; the encoded protein is MNLFQAVILGLVQGLTEFLPVSSSGHLVLFEEFLGLGASNLRFEVALHLATLLAVCFAFRRRIGKLIKAVFTGRIRRVRGEWQFSDDNLRLALMLILATIPAAVIGILFDDLIEQAFNNPVAVSLALLATGAILFGTGKVAKRQEKISWKHSLIIGFSQALAILPGISRSGTTISAGIYSGVDQEKAAEFSFLLSIPVILGAGLLEFKDVLKTGLPPGELEAIILGGLAAALSGYLAINILLKIIRNSKLQYFAYYCWAAGLISLAWLLLK
- a CDS encoding geranylgeranylglycerol-phosphate geranylgeranyltransferase, producing MKKIRDILELSRIGNVAITGFSVLIGTGGDVGSANIRLVIMAVISAMIIAAGGNAQNDYYDQKTDAVNRPERPIPSGRISPRWAFIFSLLCYLSGIVLGWLIGRDTGLVASVVAVLLWLYAARGKMMGLGGNLIIALICASAFIYGGLTVNNPVLAAFPAVFAFLMHLSREIIKDVQDLSGDRQSGARTLVIRAGHKRALSVSAFSLLLLVSFSPVPYLMEIYNIRYLLAVVLGVDLVLLPMIYQLLKNPLGVDYAKLSFILKIDMLVGLMAIAVGIS